In Silurus meridionalis isolate SWU-2019-XX chromosome 23, ASM1480568v1, whole genome shotgun sequence, the genomic window CCGCTGCTGGAAGGAGACGCAGCATTTGAAGTTTCTAGTGCATTGAATCAGGAATGTCCACATTTGCATCATCTGAAACATCCAAACTGGTTTCAGTTCCATTCTAacgatacatttacatttatggaatttggcagacGAGCTTATCTAAAGTGaccttacatttatcttatttatacaactgagcagctcaaagggttaagggccttgctcaagggtccaaaagtggcagctggtgtgactgggatttgaaatcacgAGTTTCATATCCATAATTtgaagccttaaccactgagctaccacctccccaataAACAaagtcccaaagcagctttacggaaaTAGTGTTttagatgataaaaaaaaaaaagtacatcatTAAATCATCAGTTCTTTTGGCTGAACTGTGTGAAACATCTAAAATTCTCCAATCTGCTTAAGCAGTGCTAACGGAAACTTGATTCCTTgccttaaatatttttgtaactaAAATAGAgatgtatgtaaaatatatttttggaatAGAAACTATATTAGATAAAGCCAAGCACTATTGTTACAACCTTTGCCATTTCTTTATCTTCAAATGTGTACCCCAAAGCCAATAATAACCacaatatttattgtaaaaaatggCTATAAAATGAGACAGCAGGTGAACATAGTCGAAATGTTTGTAAAGTAAAAGCCTCCAATGTTTTAGTAGTTGTTCAGAGATGCCCAGTGCAGGTAATTTTAGTCGATAATAACCAGGCGGATGGAAAAGAACAGCTAATGCCACTCATTTCGAGGCACACTTTCAACACAATTTCAAGCGAGCAGGAACAGGCGCAAGTGCATTCTGTGCGATCTGTACCTTTTTGCATCGCAGAACAAAATTAACCTGTGGCATCCAAGATCCCACGGATTGGATAGCAATCGCACAAAATCACATGCTACGAGTACAAAACATTAACAATCTAACTAATGAGTGGAAAAAACTGCCTCCAGGGTACGAGCTAATCAAACAGCAAAGGTGAATCCTAACGTATTAAACCGAGGATGCAATTTCCTTTCGCATTCTTGCGAATAATGTCACCTGTTGCTCAcaaatggatgaaaaaaaaaaaacaagaagaaatgggaagaaaaagaagaaagaagaagaagcaaacCATTATATTATATGTGATGTACTAAAGAACACTGAAAAGAAGGATAGCATTGAATGTTACAGCTTCGGTGAATTACAGTAGTAGTAACTCCATCATCACTCTTGCACGATAAGATGTAATGTCCAAGTGTATAGTACGAAAACAATTACATCTATCTTTGAGATGTAATTgcgaagagaaagaaagagagagagagagagagagagagagagagagagagagagagggagggagagagagattagaTCTCTTTATGAGGATGATATCATTCCTGTATCCATTAGAGCAGAGAAAGCATGCAGAGGATACATACATGTGATGCTACTCTTCTGCGTCTTCTGTTGTGGAGCTGCGGTATGAGCTGCAGGAGAGGGTGGAACACAGTGgactgatacacacaaacacacacacaaatacagggACACAAAGAGAGATGACAACCATGAACAACTGCCAGAAAATTAGGATTTGCAGTTGTGGATTGCAAAGAGGACagagcatgaaaacacacacacacacacacacacacacacacacacacacacacacacacacacacacacacacacacacacacacacacacacacacacacacacacacacacacacacacaagcatgtaTCCTAATCAAAATCCGGATTGTAATTGCCTTTGAAGATACATGAACTTTGTAGCAAAAGGGTTTGTGTGTTGGTGCAAAAGTATTTTCTCtgtgccaacacacacacacacacacacacacacacacacacacacacacacacacacacacacataaatatacacatatataaaatatatatatatatatatatatatatatatatatatatatacatactatagtgtgtgtgtgtgtgtgtgtgtgtgtgtgtgtgtgtgtgtgtgtgtgtgtgtgtgtgtgtgtgtatatatatatatactgtatgtacagaaCCATAATCTATTCTATTTTCTTATTTAGGAATCGCAGAGTTTACTGTGAAAAGACTTTGCAAGGTGTAGGAACTTAGAATGCAAGTTTGtgtatctattatatatatatatatatatatatatatatatatataaagagagagagagagagagagagagaatatttctataatatagaaataaatagacataAATCTACGCAGCAATAAAACTCGAGCCAAGTTTATGGTCAGTGTTCTTGCAAAGTAATTGTGCAGTACAATAGAAATGCAAACCTGCATgcaagtaaaatgtaaaacaaatgttgttgtttagtaTTTTAATATTAGCTCATGCATGATGAAAAGAATTTCACAAGAAATCTTTAAGAGCTTGCTAATGAACAATTTATTCTTTTCAAGAAATAGGGCTATTTCTACTTCTActgttctattttattttctttacaatcCGTTTATTAGTGGGGTTTTCTTGGTTTCTTGGAATACTCACATACTCCATGCAAAGCAGCCACACAAAGTAAGCATCAGGTTTGCACTAAGGGAAGTGATATTAATTGCTCTTTTTAGCCCTGACCATGTGTATTTATAGTGtatttacactatatgaacaaaagattgtggacacctgaccaaaagattAGTATCCACTctttgaacattccattttaTATTTAGCTCTTATTCGCTGTTATAGTaaattccactcttctgggaagatgttccactagatttcttggagatttgtaaagtcaggtactgatgtaggtaaggtgaggaggcctggggtgcaatcagcattcatatacatcccaaaggtgttcaatagggttcatagatctatagcagaagatctttcatGCCAACCTAtgtaaatcttcatggagctggctttgtgcacttcatgctggtctcctagttcaagtgaagggaaaatgtaatgctactgcatccatagacgtcctatacaattttgtgctttTGTGGTGTGCAGGTTGGGGAAGACCCACATAtagctagaaaagtcaggtgtcgcaatacttttgtccatttagtgtgaATTATTGCTTTATAATATGCAGCTGGAAGTGGAAACAAACACTATGCAGCTTTGCAGTAAAGTGACAAGCAAACAGCAGGCCAAAGagtaaaacagagagagaggaaaaagagagctCGATAAAAATAACATACCGTCCCATCAGGCAATCCGGGATTCTGCTTagtgtaatgaaataaaaactacGCGAATGCACGTTGAAACAAACACGTTCACGTCGAGACAAGTGCAAAGACGTGCCAAAGGATGTACAAAGAGAGCAAAAAATAGGCATACTCAGAACAAAAATACAAGGACATAGAACAGGTACACAAACGTTTACAGGACCACATagaaataggaaaaaaaggTGGAGGTTATGATGCTGTTAGACTGTAATCGTGTAagaatttgtgtgtatgtgtgtgtgaggaagtgtgtgtatatgtgtgtgtggaggaccTTACCCTTTTTGTTGTATCTCGAGCTGCCAGCTcctttatatatacaaatacagtgcatgcatcacatttaatatatacatttatttatacaaataaatcaataaataaatatgtagctaaataaagaaagaaagaaatataaattaaataaataaacaaagaaagaaagaaactccTGGCTAcagtataattaatatattttaattaattatataaatataattatataattaattataccaataattatattatgaataattattaattatttaatcaattataactatttataaattataataatactaataataatatataaattatagcaTAATATTTAgttaatataaacttttttttttacatttacaaatatatttttatagcacattTTATAGCATATTTTTGCTCTACATATCTAAAGCACGAATGACTGTACCTTAGATTTCTGCAACACACCCTGCATCAAGTCACACAGATCCCACAGTGAGTCCACTGTCTGTAAGAGAAGAAGTGCAGGGTTTACAGACAGTTTAATCACATAGTTCTCATGCAAATGGATTGTTTAGGCTTAGAAAGACATTTCCTAAGCTTTTAACTGATCGGCAGTAACTCGTCTTGACCAAAAAAACGCTTATTTGCAACATTACAATTGGCCTTGTATAAAGAGAGACTCACTCACCCTGAGGGGTTGTTCTTCAGGAAGGAGGGATGAGCATGCATTATCTATCTGTGCAGCAGGATACAGGAggtaaataacacattttttatgtcaaaaattttgcaaacattttcttatatagaaacaaacaacatttttttctgctAATAACCCtgacattatataaatatcccATGAGTCACCAGCATTAAACTATGcactgaaatgtttttccaCATTACGGGGTTGAGATAAGAATGTTTTGACCACCATTActcccccctctctttctctctctcgctcactctctcACTAGCAATTCGTAGTCACTCTTTTCTCCCTCATTTTACATGAACATATTAATCAGAGGTAAGACGGTGCATATACACCCTCCCTGCATTTGAGCAACTGAATTGTTAACACAGATCTTTAAAACAATATCAAGATCATAATTAGAAAGATTTATATAATAGTTTTTTGCGTGTAATAGtatgctcgtgtgtgtgtgtgtgtgtgtgtgtgtgtgtgtgtgtgtgtgtgtgtgtgtgtgtgtgtgtgtgtgtgtgtgtgtacctggtttAGCAGCTTGTCATTCTCTGTAGTGGATAGACCTAAAAACACTGGAGCaccttataaacacacacacacacacacacacacacacacacacacacacacacacacaaatacacacatttgtcttaCTTTTCTTGTGAGGACTAAGTgaatacttatatatacacatatatacacttgaTATATACACTTAAATAAAGTTgtttttacttctttatttactctctctctctctctctctctctctcacacacacacacacattatatatatatatatagagagagagagagagagagagagagagagagagagatgcctTGTAAAAATTTGGTCCTCACCAAGCTATAAAAATATCCAATTAACAAAATCAGttcattatttttacacattgtatTAAATTTATTGCAAAAGTTACCATAGGACAATAAGTTGGTTTCTTTAAGTAATAGGAAAAGGATCAATCTTGTTTTCCCACTTGTACAATTGTATGCATTATTGTTGTATATGAAGCATAATTCTTATTTCATTTGGACAAATATACTCACTACAGCATAAAGCAAGAGACAAAAGTTGCCAAACCTCACTAGTAAACCCTGAACACAGTGTGTACAAAATGtagatcaggggtggccaacccgcggctcgcgagtcGCATGCGGCTCTTATGTTCCTTTcgaggtttgtgtgtgtttgatttttattgtgtgtgttcgctttgctcaagttcaatacggtatttttaagacttaaatgagcttgcccctactgagaaactttgcggtatatcagaccttggcatgaggccaatcataaattacagggatgctccgagaattttcggaaatccctaaatcaccgaaacaacacggcagaaacacaattgtaatgacgcaataaaaaagcgcagctgcacacggttatctggataagagcaacatgtctgcggtgtgtggagagcgatttacaaaacatgcaatgctgaaatttcaagaggggatgtatctgcaaagagtttctccaagtcaggtttaatttatcacctgaaatccaaacatcccgattgccttctaaatatgagaagaacgcggcgcagaaaagtaaagtcaatccgagcatgcgcactccgtctgtagaggacgtttttaaaaaggcaggaaagttttccagtgatggtgccgaggcaaaaggtataacacaaaaaattatggatttcattgcgatttgaattgaattctcatttcggtgcatccctaaaatattatcgttggtgtggccctctgacacaattcaggtttctcatgtggccccttgtaaaaaattaattgcccccccctgcggtatattcatctcacgcacatgcgcatttgacgaaaataccgtattgaacacgcacataaaaaaaacacaaagtctgtgttttctaccctgaaacacgtgaaagaattgcttcgagtggcaacaacggaataataggcagatttgaaggggattgttcaaggcaaggaatgccaaaagtcccactaagtaacatgcatagtaaaagaaaaacgctattgtaaattattatatttttgtttgtggacttggttaaacagagtttgtgtgtctgagacagtgcacacaatgttcattgttgaaaatgactgtcctgtggtcttagaactgtaggagtcaatttctgtcattatgttggtgtgtgacatttacaataaatctggctgagcagaggtgtgtgtgtgtgtgtgtgtgtgtgtgtgtgtgtgtgtgtgtaagaggaagggatgggtgatgttcatgtgcccatgtgtatgatgtagctctttgcggtaacacagtcaaaaatgtggctctcggtctctgactggttggccacccctgatgtAGAGCCTTGAAATTTCAATTCAGTAATACTATAGTCGATTTAGTGCTGTGAATGTAAACACAACCCTGGAGAATGTTCACAAAAAACTCAAACAATGTGCATAACCAgtgtgtaattttattttattattcaatttaaaGCAAACTGAAAAACACTGTCTGAATACTGAGATGGTGAAAAATCACCCagattattacaattattattattatcatttatttgacTCACCCAAACACATACAATACTCACACACTGATCCGTTTCTCAGAATGTAAACACATATTAATGCtgtatgttaataaaaaaacatcaaatgtttttGCTGTTGTGAGAACATGCATTTTAACTGATTTAGGATGCGCCATTGGGAATGACAGTGGAATAACGACCGAAGATTCCTGAGCCTTTTCCTGAGTCTAGACTTGAATATAAcacttaattatataaattgtcTTAATTGCAGGATGTGCTACTTGCAGGAGAAACTCAGTCGCTCCAAAGTGCGCACGGAGTCTCCATAACGCGCACGCACTTCTATCCATATAGCTAAGAAGCATGTGTGTTTAAATAGatagaaagagataaagagatagtAGATCTGTACCTGGGCATGGTGGAATAGCTGAGATGAGCAGAAGGGCGAGTGCAAGGTAGGTGCCGTGTGAAGGATTCATTGCGCCTTTGCCGCTTTCCAAGGATCCTTTGCGCCACTGGTTGGTCTTCATGCTTTCCTCAAGCGGCTCTTCCGTGCTCCTggcacgttttttttctttctgactttCTCTCGCTTCCGACCACAGGATATGAAGGCTTGAGGTCACACCCTTTATCGCAAACTACATCAGGAGATCTGCGTCACTGCTCCACGCAAACTTGCAATTAGCTCTGTACGTGAGCTGGAGTTATGATGTCTctctgttgtgctttttttatggACTTTTTAGTATGAACTAAGTCATATCCACTAGATTtggctttatatatttaagcaaTTAGGTCACATAAACCTTcatattaaataagaaaataaatcaggaTTTCAGACTATAAAAAGCTGATGTCATATCAGAAATCTGCTTTCATGCTCCAGTAAATAAATTGCTTCAGAACACTCTTACATATAATGAATTGAGTCTATAATTTATTGCCTTTCAGAAAACAAGACAATATACTGCgtattgtatttttaaagaaacaacGAATACCACACACTCAGACATAATTTTCTCAAATGAGGTCCAgcaattgtttgttttttcttgtattGGCTCTCTTATTTTTAATGGCTCAGATTTATTAGACCTCGCTTTTAAAATGGATAATAAAGTTGTTCTGTTAATTATACCAAGGGGTTTTCTGTAACGTAGTCATTGGGACTTTGACACACATCTTTATGAACACTAATATTGATCCAGCTGGCAGTGGTAATCAGAGTGTAGTGGGAGATGAGATGATAAAGGAAAGATAAAGGAAATACACAAGAGAGGTAAAAGGCACTTGGAGGGAGCATACATGCAGGgtagaaattaaatatattagacAGGTaggtattaaaacatttttcgttgaaatacatacacattcattcaaATATTTGAGAAGCAATctgaaaatatttgtgttttatttgatttaatgaaCAATGCATTCATTTTAGGAAAAGACCTATCATGTCTAAAACtaagtgtgtgtgatgcatAATTGCTTGCTTTAACAGTCACATTGAAGAAAACACTGCAAACAGTCAAgctttaatcaataaataaataggaccctgttttttttgtgtgtgtgtttgtttgttttttcaatttAAGCCTGCACGACACTCAACACTTAGGTCAGGTCATGCATTGTAGTCATCTGTTTTTTCTTATctttgtgcacagtgtgtgtggttgtgctctGATTGAATGGTGATCATTCATCTATTTTCAAAATTTAAAGTAATTCTTCAATTttagtttttccacatttaaggTTTATTAAGCCAAGTGTGACTGTTGTCTACAATTGGTCTTCTCAACCCCCAGATACAATATATTAAGATATG contains:
- the nmu gene encoding neuromedin-U isoform X3, producing MKTNQWRKGSLESGKGAMNPSHGTYLALALLLISAIPPCPGAPVFLGLSTTENDKLLNQIDNACSSLLPEEQPLRTVDSLWDLCDLMQGVLQKSKELAARDTTKRLIPQLHNRRRRRVASHETPRMIQSRGYFLYRLSNLKGEPENPEAPVPPWT
- the nmu gene encoding neuromedin-U isoform X1, with translation MKTNQWRKGSLESGKGAMNPSHGTYLALALLLISAIPPCPGAPVFLGLSTTENDKLLNQIDNACSSLLPEEQPLRTVDSLWDLCDLMQGVLQKSKELAARDTTKRFLFHYTKQNPGLPDGTSTVFHPLLQLIPQLHNRRRRRVASHETPRMIQSRGYFLYRLSNLKGEPENPEAPVPPWT
- the nmu gene encoding neuromedin-U isoform X2; amino-acid sequence: MKTNQWRKGSLESGKGAMNPSHGTYLALALLLISAIPPCPGAPVFLGLSTTENDKLLNQIDNACSSLLPEEQPLRTVDSLWDLCDLMQGVLQKSKELAARDTTKRSTVFHPLLQLIPQLHNRRRRRVASHETPRMIQSRGYFLYRLSNLKGEPENPEAPVPPWT